Genomic window (Neoarius graeffei isolate fNeoGra1 chromosome 13, fNeoGra1.pri, whole genome shotgun sequence):
cacaaaaagctgaaccttggccataggtgggaatgtgcacacaaagttgggcttaaaaattttggtcttacttaaataagctatattaatatatttcttattaatttatttcttatctatgtttcttattagtaatagagcattcgtcagggcctgttatctgacaaatattctctacctgtcttgccctctttgaaaccctgtctcctcagtatatcattcttttttttttttaattattcacaagttcaagttctttgatattacaggtgaccatgctttatttactttaactgagcaattacatacatcataaataattaaaaataaataccctgtaaataaacaataggtatggtggctaatggctcttcttgcatttgtaatattatctcttacttgctttattttacaacatttccagtatggcttcaaataaagtcataaagtatgataacatacagtaaacaaactaaaaatgcgccttaataaacgtgtgctaaggaggtgctctcccattctgcttgttggggaagatagaggctgtggcacggcaggaggcctataatgatttagcatgcctagtacacagctaggcatatggcattaaatattctcacaacacttataggctaaaatgattcagaaactttatataagttaatAATtaagccagtaacaccacacattggcgtgcatatgcacaaacatgtctgagacacccgtcttcaactcggataccttcttctctctcctcttcctctagattgacggtaggcaattatccaacttccgccgagtgcagcatcattagatgcgccacttaccacaggggagtgtgtacagaagggaacacctctctgcctgtttagccgtgcgtaaggcgtaattgatcaatcgcaagtggttggcgcgacgcaatgggtagcctagatcagatagataaactagatttttttctagcgtgagaaattgaaggtatggcgtgtgagcgtgtgaagacaatcaaatgcgtgtgtctcatgctcattgcatgagagttggcagcccaggctTAATACATTTCCCAGTTCAGCAAATGATGGcttttggggaagagtggtgggatATGCGTACAGAACCACCATTTTTGTCTCCTCACTTATAAAGCCTCTCTGCTTAGCTACAGGTGTCATGCCCATAAAGATTCCAGAAGTGCTGTGCTATATCAATGTCATTTAAAAAAGGACTGTACAAAGAAATAAACCACAACATCGCTAAATTAAATGAATCTTATCTATCGGTCTATGTATTTCCTATCTACCAACTGGAATGTCACAATTGAGGACTAACATTTTGAATTAAAGATCTAATTAACGTATCTTTCAGAAGGGAAGAGGATAATCACATAGTTATGACATCACATTGGGAAACTTGGGTTTTTATTTGTAAGGGTTGCATTGAATATTGCACAATAAAAGGACACGTCAACACAAGCCTGAAATATTAGGAAACTTATTTGTTATTTATGTCTCACATGATAACTGAGTACTAACTCAGGGTattcagggtgtttcaaaaaatttgatatcatttcacaatctaataactttgccaattctcgttcagttgacttcaaattttaacggcacgtgtggaaacaggtcaaaattttatgtttaatgcttgtttttatctttttaggtatagaaatgccattcacttggaaaagaaaaggcgttttgtgtgttacagTACGCTCAAACATCgtcgaacaagactgcagcatgcatttatgagagaattctctaaaaatgcaccaactgcaatgcagatttggacatggcacaaaaagttcaaagaggaaggctgtctgtgcagggcaaaaggatctggacgaccaccagcattaGAAGAGACGTTCGAGTGggttcgcgaatattgaaaatttgtgaaatcgttcatggaatccacatacctttgaatttctcattaaaattttgagaaataaatcttatattgttcaacattaagcctgttcagtttcatttgcttaGACTATGtaatttctgggatatttacatctcaaataatataaaatttttGAAGCACCCTGTATTTACAAAAAGCCCACACTTTTCAGGAATGTTAGGTGCATTGGCAAATATCCCCCCAAAAAAGGAACAACATTCTTTTATGGTGGTGGGTATGGTAATACAGGTCAttataaaacaaaatacatcaatcTACTTGTGCATAATATTCATATATttattataaaaataaacttttggTCTaatacatattaaaaaaaatctgactATTACTGTAAAGGAATGGCAACAAGGAATATCTGCCAACCACAATCTCCCCACCTGGGTCCAGCAGTTAAACCTACTTGAATGAATTGAGTATTTTCTCTGATCCTAAGCCAGAGGTGGGCCTAAACAATTCAGAGATAAATATCACAACAAATCACAgactattagaaaataaatagttAAAATATCACATCACCAATACTCTCAGTGTAATATGAAGCACAGAAGCTCTGGATAAAATGGTGTGATCTTTATAGATATATGGTAATACATAGGGTTGGAGTTACATCAGCACTGAGGAACAAGTTCTTTGTGCTAAAATACAACCAGGTGCCTAAGCATGTTGTTCTGCTTTCAGAGGGTACTGCATGCCATTTTCATGTCTATGCTTTTGTGGGGTGTATGATGATGATATGGAGGCATGCTTCTAAACTCCGATACTTGGTGAAGCCAACAAGCAACAGGTCAGCTGGATTGTAATCACTCCATATCCCAAAGGAGCCAAAGCCCAAAGCTGCAACTTCAAGGCATGCCAACTTCAATTAGCCAGTGGCCAAGAGACAGGTCTCAgatctgcaaacacacacacacacacacacacacacacacacacacacacacacacacacacacacacacacacaagtccttGAGAAAACTAATATACACAAGCGAAGAGTTAAATAATTACTTATAATCACTATATAATAAtatacactacatggccaaaagtgtGTGGACACCCAACCATCACACTCGTATATGGGTCTTTCCCAAACTTTATATACAGTAGTAGcagtttatattatatatatagtttatgcactgatcagccataacattatgatcactgacaggtgaagagaaTAACACTGAtgctctcattacagtggcacctgtcaaggggtgggatatattaagcagcaagacaacagtcagtttttgaagttgatgtgttggaaacagaAAAATTGGGCATGCGTAAGGATCtgggcgactttgacaagggccaaattgtgatggctggatgactgggtctgagcatctccaaaacgacacatcttgtggggtgttcccggtatgcagtggttagtacctactaaaagtggtccaaggaagaacaaccggtgaaccaacgacagggtcatggatgttgaaggctcattgatttgcatggggcatgaatgctagcccatatagtccaatcccacagaagagctactggtacaaactgctgaaaaagttaatgctggctaaaacagaaaggtgtcagcattaacttttttttttaaaccatcaaTATAATTCAAGTTACCTGTCAGTGGttgtaatgttatggctgattgatgTACACTTAATACTGTTTGACTGTATAAAATACAATTACAGAAGGATAATGATTTATAATCATACTATCCTGCATCACCAAGAAGAGGAAGGGTCTCGGGGagttttttagtttatttatttatttttttatatttttactgCCACTGTTGCTTGTGGCGTGCTTAGAAGGAATCTACTGTATATCTACACCTGGATTTCTATCCTTTGTGACAATGACTTTTAataaaaagtgctatacaaatagaaCAGAACCTTGAACCTTAATTTTTGGAACTTCATAGTAATTGAATCAAAATGTGTTATAAATTTACTAGTATTCACCTTTTTGAAAATAAATTGTACTGACTTCTAATTTCAGTTCAAATAAAAAGTTATTAATAGACACAGTATGTGCcatccagtgttcccaggattatATTATAAAAAGTCAAAAGGGACCTTGTTTTAAAAATCTTGTGCAGATGAAAAGCCCTTGGAAACTAGTTTATTATTTTATGACATCATTGTACATGACATGATATAATTAATGGTATAATTAatacccccccaccaccaccacaatatACCATCCTAACAGGAATTAAGGCTCTGCTCGGGTGATTGGAAGGGTGTCAGTTCAAATCCCAGTACCGCTAAAGAAAAACTGTTCGACCTCTGTGAGACTCGATTAAATCTAGACGCTATAAAAGCAGCTACCAAATGGAAAAGGATCACGTAAATCTATTTGCTTTACCTATTAAAGTCCACTCATAATGCTGCCATGGCCGGTCACATGACACAGCAGACACCGGACTGAAATTTCTCCCCAATGTGATTGGTGCCCGTCTTTCCAAACCTGTACAGATAGGAGGAGACAATTCCTTAACAACTGAGCAATGTGCAATTTCTGCTTCATGTTTAATAGCCATGAGACAATGCTATACTGTATATTGTGAGTCTACTGGTTTATAATACATTTCTGGGACAGCCTTTATCTCAGGAGTCCACAAAGCTGCATAAAAATGGCATATTCCTCAGCAGACCACCCAAATAAAGCAGAGGAGTAGTGATCACACAAGAACACCACTAGATACCATTGTATAAAGAACAATGGTTCTTATTGGCTCATggctattttttttccatcagacCAAACTGATAAAGCTCAGTACCCATTTAGGTTTCCTGGTTCGGAGTGGTACACGTGCTTGGTCTTCTCACCGACCGTGACCATAACACTATGGTTGACCTTTGGCAGTAGGTACCGATtgtttgtttccatggaaacagatTGTAATGTCATATCACTGCTAGGCAGGTTGCCATTGGGTTCTAGATTGTCATGGACTGGATTGTTGTTCATTGCTTCAGGGTAAGATGTTGAAATGACTTTAATATCAGGCAGCTGAGTATGTGTCTGGCTCTGTTTGACCGAGGCCTCGCCATGAGCAAGCTGTAGCCTCTTCATGTGGTTGATGGCCACTGTAGCATTGAAAGCTTGCTGGAATACACAAAAAGATAACTTGTCACATAATCGTCCTCATCTACAACTAAGGAAAAGAAAAAACAGGTCCAGACTGGAAATAAATCACACAGAGAGCACATTTATGAGTGTTTGAGCAGATGAAATGACCATTGCTGAAGCTGTGTTGTGTAATCAGGCCAGAGAACAAATGAAAATAGAGCAGAAAAAGCAAACTTTAAATAGTCTTAAGAGACTGGGTGCCTTTACCTTCCATTTAGACTTGGCAAAGTTCTTCTGGATCTGCTCACTGACGGAATTGTAGATATCATGGCTTTGGGCGGTCTGTCCAATGATCCTGAAGACAAATCCAGAAACAAATCTCTCTCCAAATCTCTTGATCTATCACAGGCAGTGGCCACAATAGTAAACAAAGCCTTTTATATCTGGCAAACATGAACGAGTAAAAGACAGACATACAACTTGTATGGTATGACCATTCTGTAACACTGATATATTATCTTAATGCTGTCAAAGAAAACAAATATGCAAAGAAACAATTATTATAACCCTAATCCATGTGGACAAATTTGGCGCCTTAATTAGCATGCCCTGATGATCGGTGATCTTTTAACATGCAGATATGAAGAAACACtgatgaaatctcatctcattatctctagccactttcgaCATAAAGCTGTCATATCCTGCACAATACATCACCTTATAGTTATTAATTAAAGATACGGACAGAACACGTGACTGCCAGACCAAAGGCACGAGCCAGACTGGAAAATTTTTATACATGATGTGACGAGAGAACGCCTCAGCTCATAGCCAAAGCATTCACCAGTGAgtacttgtagtacttgagtccaggactcggacttgagcccGACTTGtactctaattttaaggactcgtgactcgactcagATTtgagcattaactgcattaggacttggAAAATGGAGACGAagactgattttttctttatttttttggtaacatgccataataatttggcataagatatttatatctacattaattttgtactaatttcgtgtaagaatgtcacacctgcgtgccttggcgtgtgcaccagatagactctcgggcgctctggacagtacgcacaccaagcggactctcatgtgcacgccgtaaatgactcgcacctgcccaGAATTGCCcaggcgcaatcagcgtgcctatataaaaactgtgaaaacacacttactttgcgaagtattgagttgcgctgctgacacattaccgagccttatttccttgtttggtttcctgatccctgatttcctgtttcttgtctttgattctgttgagtctatgatagcctgtttgtgcctcacttgacctattgcctgtttcactgttttatgatttttgcctgccattttggattgctTACCtgccttcacttgtattaataaacacaccatctgcacttacatctgtctcccaaccatctctgacagaatatttcgcactccctgacaaagagaagcacattcacctgttcatacatcatgttcaggaacaaactcatgttaatggagctaaaacagccaccgtcacatggtatggctggagtgttggacttgactcggatcaatagtggacttgactcggacttgacttgaaattttttttaatgacttggacttgaacactggggactcgagaccggactcagactcgaggtttagtgactcgactacaatactGCCAGTAACTTGCTGACTTTTTGTTGAAGACACAAACATGATGTCAGAGGAGGATAACGACTATGGATAGACACACATTCCTACCCTAAAAATGTATATACTCATTTGTTTCCCTCAGTCTGTATTATTTAACTTTAACTAGCTAACTATCTCGTGATACAAAATCACATGATGCTATCGCACCatttttttttgaacattactcatttaaagaaaaaattcAAAGGCCAAAACATAGAAAATTATCAGGTATTAATGCTACCTTTTACTGTATCAAATGTTctcatgctgatattcagtacaaaagCACGATTGCAAGTgtaatattgcttttatacaagcTCTATAAGCAAGAAATTAATATGGCATAAGAGACAGTTCAGAATGACTGATAGCCCATAGTGCAGTAAGTGTAGCCATGGTTTCAGGGTCATGAACTATTTCTAAAATTGGAATTTATGGAGCAATCACAGAGAAATGGAACAAGTGCTGTTATACTAAATATCAGCTCTATTTTCCAGTCAAATGACAGGACTGGAGCTCATTGTTGTGTAATTTTCTATTAAATGCATATTCATATCATATCTTACCAGGGATGTCGAAGAGCTTGCTCTGTTGTGTAGCGCAAATTCGGATTCTTTTGCATCATATTGCGGATGAAGTCCTTTGCTgaaaatacagtaaacacacaatgttaaataaataaatacacacacacatatacactatatacatacagtcatgtgaaaaagaaagtacaccctcttgcaAGTCTAGGTTTTAggacataattaaaaaaaaaaatcatctggtccttaccagatcttaaaattaggcaaatacaacctcagatgacattcaccctgtcattatttatttaacacaaagtaagctaaaaatgcagtagcagtgtgtgaaaaattaagtacacccttactgcttccatagaaattatgaaggcaattagcagccaggtgttgctgatcaaattaatttgattaattgatcatcagcaagtgtggccacctcttaaaaagcagaagttttggcagtttgctggtctggagcactcaacaatgatcttagagaagcacttgttgctgcacatcagtctgggaagggttataaggccatttccaaataatttgaaatccatcattctactgtgagaaagattattcagaagtggaaaacattcaagaccattgccaatcttcccaggagtggacgtcccagcaaatttactccaaggtcagaccatgcaatgctcagagaaattgcaaaaaaaaaaagaattacatCTAGGAttctacaggccacagttagcatgttaaagtTCATGAAAGTACTATTAGAAAAAGACTgtgcaagtatggcttgtttggaagggttgccagaagaaagcctcttctatctaaaaagaacatggcagcatggcttaggtttgcaaagatgcatctgaacaagccacaagccttctggaacaatgtcctttggacagatgagaccaaagtggaaatgtttagCCATAATGCACAGCACCATGTTTGGCAAAaaccaaagacagcatatcagcacaaacacctcatcAAGCACAGTGGTGGAGGGGTGaagatttgggcttgttttgcagccacagggtctaggcaccttgcagtcattgagtcaaccatgaactcctctgtataccaaagtattctagaggcaaatgtgaggccatctgtccaacagctaaagcttggccgcaattgggtcatgcaacaggacaatgatcccaagcacaccagcaaatctacagcagaatggctgaaaaagaaaagaatcaaggtgttggaatggccaagtcaaagtccagccctcaacccaattgaaatgctgtggcaggaccttaagagagctgtgcataaacaaatgccctcaaatgCCCTccactgaagcaatgttgtaaagaagagtgggccaaaattcctccacaacaaTGTGAGAGACTGAcaaaatcatacagaaaacgattgcttcaagttactgctgcaaaaggtggttctacaagctattgaatcatggggtgtacttactttttcacacatggattctgcattttcacttaatttttgttcAGTAAATAATGATACGGTGGAATGTGTTatgtgttgctttacacctgaggttagatttgcatcattttaggacctggtaaggatcagatgatttttttatgTCATGTCTTGATagggggcagtacggtggtgtagtggttagcactgtcgcctcacagcaagaaggtccgggttcgagccccgtagccggcgagggcctttctgtgcagagtttgcatgttctccccgtgtccgcgtgggtttcctccgggtgctccggtttcccccacagtccaaagacatgcaggttaggttaactggtgactctaaattgactgtaggtgtgaatgtgagtgtgaatggttgtctgtgtctatgtgtcagctctgtgatgacctggcgacttgtccagggtgtaccccgcctttcgcccgtagtcagctgggataggctccagcttgcctgcgaccctgtagaacaggataaaacagctagagataatgagatgagatgagatgtcttgattggtaaaaccatgtaactggaagagggtgtactttctttttcgcatgactgtatatacagcaccctccacgatcattggcaccccttgtaaagatcgaTACAAAAAATCcaccttcatctcacactgaaaaaaatgagaaatgtCCAACCTTTAATtacaataaatttattcagagacaaacgaatccctcatcaagaaataattatttccaACAAAAACACattccactattattggcacctcaGCATTTAATACttcgtacaacctccctttgccactaAAACAGCATTGAGTCTTCtcaaacattttataaggttggagatacagagcagagcccctgagaccattcctctttacgcaatctctccagatcatccagggtcctcggccctctcttgtgctctttcctcttcagctcagcccacagtgaaaaccactggggttcaggtccggggactgagatggccagggcagaagtttgattctgtgctcagtgaaccatttttgtgttgatttggacatatgcttcagatcattgtcctgctggaagatctaatgatgacccagtttCAGTTTCCTGGCAGaaacagccagattttgatttaaaatgtcatggtatttcatggagtccatgatgccatgtaccataACAAGGTTTCCTGGGCCTTTGTAGGAAAAGCAacctcaaaacatcacaaaacgtccaccatattttacagttgggattgggttcttttcattatagccagccttctttttacaccaaacccactttgagtgtttattgccaaaaagcttcatttttgttccatcagaccagagaacacagttccaATCAAAGTTGTTctagcatttcacaaacttcaggtgcttacgtttgtggttaagtgacagaaaaggcttttttctggaactttctaaataatctgttggcatggaggtggagtctgatggtggttttggagacttggaaaccccaagattttactttttcgtgCAATTCACTAACAGTGAtccttggtgattttttttttttttggcctctcttaccctcctcctcactggacGTGAgggtaaaataaacttgggtcatcTTTCTCGGCAAGTTtacaacagttccagttggtgtccacttctttattattgctctaacagtagatatggacattttcaggcgaatagatttttttttagaatCATTCCCTGACTAATgaatgtcacctcatatttgtccccccagttaatcaggaattcttggattacagcttgaaaattCCTACACCCTGCAATCAATTCAGAAATGTTCAGTTTAAAAGGGaaacagttacattgtgttcactatcatttccaggggtgccagtaatagtggcatgtgtctttttgtttaaaataattatttcttgatgaggaatttgtttttctcatctcattatctctagccgctttatcctgttctacagggtcgcaggcaagctggagcctatcccagctgactacgggcgaaaggcggggtacaccctggacaagtcgccaggtcatcacagggctgacacatagacacagacagccattcacactcacattcacacctacggtcaatttagagtcaccagttaacctaacctgcatgtctttggactgtgggggaaaccggagcacccggaggaaacccacgcagacacggggagaacatgcaaactccacacagaaaggccctcgccggccacggggctcgaacccggaccttcttgctgtgaggcgacagcgctaaccactacaccaccgtgccgccccagaatttgtttttctctgaataaatttcaattaaatgttgaattttctcttttttttcagtgtgatatGACGTGACTTCACTAAAAGGTGGATTTTCTCTcactctttttactaatctttacaaggggtgtcaataattgtggaggtcACTGCAAATATATGCAGTTTTGTTGAGTGTgcatgttgagagagagagagagagagagagagagagagagagagagattcaccaGATTCTGAGATGTCGTCCCAGAAGGGAGAGTCAAACTCATACTGGGCTTTCATGATCTTCAAGAATAGACGAGTCTCTGATTCCTCGTAGAAAGGCGGATATCCACAGAGACTGCAGAGACATCATTGAACAAGATCATTATGTATTTATTATATATTAACTTTAATATGAAATTAGCTTCTTTCTGGTTATACTCATTGTATGCAAGTGTACAGTATGCGTTGAACTGTTCACAGTTCCTCCACTAGGGGGAGCTCTTCTTTCACATGCTGTTCTACTCTATATAGTAACACCCTCACTGCAGTGGGAAAGCAAAGCTTAACCTGGCTAGAGCTCCATGGCATGGTGAAAACACCTCGTTACTCACACTGTTTATCAGTCATGATCTTAATTCTTAACAACTCATGGACCTTCGTTTCTATCTGACACCATCATCATCCAATAGTAGTGTTTTCTGCTGTCATAGATCATTACGTGTGTATGTATATTACATGTGCATAATAGTAACAATAATAGCACACAAGAGACATAATAGTAAGCTAGACCTCTTACAGTATGTAGGTAATGACTCCAATAGACCAGCAGTCCACTGCTTTACTGTAGGGCTTCTGCGCCAACACTTCTGGAGCTAATCGACAAGAAAAACAATTCATATTCAGTACAATCTTCACACAATTTtcatttttgtcctttttttaaCCGCATATGGCCTACTTACCCACATAGCCTGGTGTACCACAGGCTGTGGACATGATGCCCTTGTCCTCCATCTTTGAAAGTCCAAAATCGCTGATCATTATCTTGGATTTCTCATCTGGACTGTAGTACAACAAGTTCTCCGGCTTTGTAGGAAAAATATATATTGTGCTTTACAGTAGGG
Coding sequences:
- the camk1gb gene encoding calcium/calmodulin-dependent protein kinase IGb produces the protein MGRKEADYDWKKSTDNIQEVFDFIEVLGSGAFSEVFMVKERKTEKLFAIKCVKKKNKRDINLENEIAVLRRIKHENVVGLEDLYESRTHYYLVMQLVSGGELFDRILDRGVYSEKDASLVIRQVLDGVNYLHKNGVVHRDLKPENLLYYSPDEKSKIMISDFGLSKMEDKGIMSTACGTPGYVAPEVLAQKPYSKAVDCWSIGVITYILLCGYPPFYEESETRLFLKIMKAQYEFDSPFWDDISESAKDFIRNMMQKNPNLRYTTEQALRHPWIIGQTAQSHDIYNSVSEQIQKNFAKSKWKQAFNATVAINHMKRLQLAHGEASVKQSQTHTQLPDIKVISTSYPEAMNNNPVHDNLEPNGNLPSSDMTLQSVSMETNNRYLLPKVNHSVMVTVGEKTKHVYHSEPGNLNGFGKTGTNHIGEKFQSGVCCVM